The DNA window cataaacaacaaaacatcataaataCATTGTTCACCCTATCATACATATTCtagattttagaattatttacaCAACAATTCATGGAATACAACCAAATACAATTCACCACACAACattatatgtatatgaatgcatgcATATACCACCGGGATACATCCACAATATGAATATGAACGCATGCATCACAACTAGCATACATTTCATCAACACCAAAATAAGATGAACACTATCATCAGAAACCGAATCATCGGAACAACTCCAAGTATAATGGATTCATGCTTCAATATCGATCAAACAATTACATTATACATATTCACACCGAAacacaacatcaccacattgtcacaatCAGCAAATTATGCGCACAATGTATAAAAACACCACAAAGAATTTAATcgagattttaaaaataaaatcgaaccaTTGGTCATTAAACTAATTTATTCGATAGAAAATCCAATTATCTTTCCAACGCACAAAACGGCGCTCAAAACGAACTTACGGTTTGAAAAATacgaatttttaaaatatttaatttttccaaaaaagctacagtgtaaccggttacaaaaatggcgtaaccgattacacacacgaaaaatcatttattttccaaaaatgcttcagtgtaaccggttaccaagaatagtgtaaccgattacacttgacgtaactctattcgctatttttgAAAACACTCGTAATctgttaccgtaaccggttaccagTCCCAAAACCCAATTTCCAGAAAATTCACGTTGTCGTAATCAGTTACCGTAACTGATTACGCACGACCTGTAGTAGAAAATCAACATCTGGCAGCAACTCAGCTCTTTTAATAATCTCCATTTCGTACCAACACGAAAACTACACCAATACAGAGCCAATTTCGGTAATTTAACGCAATTCTATCATACAAAGAGTCTATCTAACATCAAGGATCATCCACAAACATTCAATTacatcaaaatattgaaattgaCCCTAAAGGTTTCAAAACCCCAAAATCTATAACATATACAATTGGGAAGAACTAACCCACCTAATCAATCCTATCATTCATAAaccaataatagatgataatcggaATTAGTCCCCatttaccttagccaagaatttaattcttcctcttcctctttctctgctcTTTCACGTACTCTGAGTTCTCTTCTCCTTTCTCCCTTTTTGCTTCTAATTTCCTTTCTTTCTCAATTTctactattttatgaaaaatataataatagttagtaaGGCCTACACTAGTTAGCACCTCCCTTCTACTAGCCATCACACCAAGCCCAATtactttatttttcataattttccaataaaccaccaatattccaattaattccaattaaataattaaatttcaattaaattaaacaatggaaattatggggtgttacaatcaaCACAATGTAGATCAACTTCAAATTATTCCATGAATCTTTTTGATAaaatgtatgttgttgttgttttgttgataaatgATGATAAATATTGATGTAATTTGTTGCTGTTGATAAATGTTTCTCAGAAGATTCAGTTGCGTTTATTATATCGTATGAAGATATattaggggtgacaaaacgggTCCCCCGCCCCGCCAAAAAGCGAGCGGGGCGGACAAGCCCTCCAAGTAAAGTGGacataaaaatcatgcccgccccaccaaggtggcgggttggcgggcggtgGGCTTAcccacttatttatttatttcattttataatagattaatagtatttttttacctttcaattaaatttttcacttattttacctaaaaaatattgcatatatttttaaataaatatataaaataaaaacatcaagaatttgaattactagaattaactaaaaaagggcGGACTAAGGCGAGACGAGCTTAACAAATAGGTGAAGTGGACTTTAGTGGGCAGCGGGTTTTCGCGGGGAGGGAAGCGAGTTTTGGCGGGACGGGCTTTGGTGGGCGGAAGACCGAAAATCCAAACCCAAATCCCCATTTATTGGCGAGTGCGCGGGCTGGCCCAGCGGGCCATCGTcagttttgccacccctaatgtaGATTGCTTGTTTCACTAACCCTTCACTGAACATGCATTCGTTTAAattgatttagaaaataataatttgaaaattaagttatatttgaaaaccaacttagatCAATCAATAACTTTTGAATTGCATACATCTCGTAATTCATTTATCGCTCTTTAACACGTAAAATTTGGTTCAATGCCCCAAATTATTCAAAGAAATGGTtcattctcttttattttatattacaaAACATCACATTAATTGATAAATTCCTAATCATCTTCATCGCTCTCATcgtaataatcatcatcatcgatTAAAATAATGACCAtgatggtgatggtgatgatTCTGAATTAGTCAACATATTGATGTTTTGCAAAATAAATTAGGGGATAATGAATTGTTGCTGTGAAGAACTTGGGGCATTGATCCAAATTCTAAGTGTTAAATAGCAAGAGATGAATTATGAGATGCATGTAATTCGAAAAACAATGGTtcgtttaaattgttttttaagaaaaaatttcaaattattatcttctatacactagtacaaaaagatcaatataattttaaaatttacacccaatatacgaaaaacgggtgtaaattaaaaatgcggtggcaattttgtaaataatatatcattttaaatattatcaGGTGataatttacaccctattttttaaaaacgggtttaaattaaaaatattattataatcaaagttcaattactccctttaaacaaaaaatgggtgtaaatttatatgaaaaaaaattgtttaaatttataactcaaaatatataaactatatagcattttaataaataatttaaatattattaataaattaatgaatgAATATTAATGAATCTAAATTTATTAGGTGAATAAAATAGTTTAAACATTATAAAAAACTCTTTATTAGGTGAAACATTATACTTTTAAAcaaaattctttaaatttattaatataataaaatacttTCTCTATTTTCTATTGAACTCTTTTACGGAACTCATTTTCAACTATTTCAGAAAACCCATTTTTAATCTAACTCTGTTTCATTCATGCATTTCGGGCGCTGCTTCAGGCCATGGCAATTTCGGAATTCAGCGAGTTTGATTGGAAAAGAGGTTGATTTCGGATTTCTGCGAAGTTTGATTTCTCTAAACCACACTACAATACCCTTGCAGTGACGACACCGTTCCCTCACTGAAAAACGAAGATCTCTTCTTCGCTCACACTCATTTCATCAAAACGTTTACGACAACGAAGCTGAGGGGAAACTATTGCAGTGACGACAACGAAGCTGAGAAGAAATTATTGCAGTGACGACACCGAAGCTGAGAGGAAACCATTTCACAGTGACGACAACGAAGCTTAAAATCTGGTATCGATCTCGATTCCATTCTCAATTTTCTACGGCTGATCTATGGCTGTTAACGATCATGCATATTCAATTTACACAGCGAAGTTAGGGTTTAATTGATTTGTATTCATTTGCAGATAACTGAATCGTGATCATGTGGGGGAGATTTTCCTTTTCCTCTCTCCTTGTTAAAGATTCTACGCACGCCACATGTTTGTTACTTTGCTGGTTTTGTCATCTTTCTCACCAGTTTGGAAGCATAGTTAATATCCATGAACTTGATGAATATGCTAGTATGAGAATGGTTTAGTATTGAATCTCATACATGTTTCCATTTCACCGATTCAAGATACTGTTATTCTTTATCTGCAGGTTCATGCTTTGCAAGATTGGATAATATTTTGTTAAACAATAAAAGTGGAGATTAGTAAGGTTTATTTTAACATGAACATTGTTTAgtattttcttatatattgtgCGGTTATATGTGAATCTGAAGTACTGTCAAAACATTGTCCATCTAAACATTGATGAAGATGACTCAAGTTGTTCTTCATTCAAAGATGCTTTTGGATCATTCTCTTCAAAATGTTTAACAATGAAAAGGGAAGATGAACAAGGTCTTGAAGAATGGGAACTTTCAGAAAGTCCTCAACAGTTTTATGTCAAAGAAAAAGAGAAGCCTTCTTATGCAATCCAACATTCAGATATTGAAGCCATGAAGGAAAAGTTTTCGAAGCTCTTACTCGGTGAAGATGTTACAGGAGGAACTAAGGGCATCGCTACCGCCTTGGCACTGTCTAATGCCATCACAAACTTAGCAGGTATGAACTTTTCCATTTTACTATCatgttttatttcatttcatGAAATTAATTACAAATTTTCTATGATACCATTTTCTTTAAGGACATTATTGACGAATTAGTAGTTAATGTATGTACTTCAATGATTATGTGCAGTTACTGTTTTTGGTGAGCTGTGGAAACTGGAACCTTTATTGGAAGAAAGGAAGTGCAAATGGCGAAGAGAATTGGGTTGGTTACTGTCTCCTACTAACTATATGGTTGAGCTAGTTCCGGCTAAGCAAAACACTGCTAATGGTCGGATCTTTGAGGTATCTTTCATTTCAGCTTGGTAGAAAAAGAATAAACTATTTTATACATCACCTTGCAACAAAGagttattttttttcttggaaCAGATCATGACACCGAAAGCCCGTGCAGACATTCACATGAATCTTCCAGCACTCCAGAAATTGGACTCTATGCTTATCGTACGTCATCTCTTTACTATAATCAACAATGATCTTGAAATTTTTTTCCTCAAATTTATCCGTTCTAAGAAAAGTCTCCTTATTGACTCGTAATTTCAAACTCTATTTTCTGTCATTGTTTTCTCCATGTATATGCAGTTTTGCACGAGATCTTTACAGTTACACTTTAGGCTACTACATCTTATTCAGATTATTTGTTGTTGACAGGAGGCCCTTGATTCGATGGTGAAAATAGAGTTTTGGTATGCAGAGGGAGGAAGCCGGACCGAAGGGAGAGACACGAGTGAACGGCATAGTAACAGATGGTGGCTTCCATCGCCTCAGGTGCCAAAAACTGGCCTTTCTGATACTGAAAGAAAGAGGTTGTTTCATCAGGGAAGGATGGTACGTCAAGTATTCAAGGCTGCCAAATCTATCAATGAAAATGTGTTGCTTGAAATGCCCGTGCCAGCAGTTATTAAAGATGCACTTTCAAAGGTAAAATAGTTTTGTAATATTGAATAACTacaaaggaaattaaattctaatgCTTTAAAGGCATTTAACTTTAGACGCTTAATATGTGATTTGGTTCTTGATTAATGATTTAAATCGATCTTTTATATGTTTGTATATTGCAGTCAGGAAAGACAAACCTTGGACAAGAACTAGAACTGCACAAGGTTTTGACAACTGAATCAAGTTGTGGAGAAGACATTCTTAAATCTCTGAATTTGAAATCCGAACATATGGCTCTCGAGACTATTAATAAACTGGAAGCTGTTATATTCTCATTGAAAGAGAGAACTATAGAACAAGTCACAGGAAAATCACCCGTTAGAACTTCATGGTCATTTGTGAAGGGCCCTGTGTCTGAAATTGATAAAATAGAGTTATTATTGGACCGTGCCGAAACACTATTACAGTTGCTTAAAATCAGATACCCCAACCTTCCTCAAACATTTCTAGATGCTGCTAAAGTACAATATGGCAAGGTAAACTATTattgtttaaattaataataatatgttTTGTCTTAACAATATTCATCCAATCCATATTATTATTTTagctcaaaatcattttcaaaaagagttgactaattattattattattattattattttaattgttatcattattattttttattaatattatgtcaatgtaataaataatatattattatagtatcttatttatgtttttctatttcttctcttttaaaaattaatttgattttctGCAAAACTTGATGAATACACGTTTTGACAGAGCAAGTTATGATGAGTGTGGTCCATATCCATGAAGTTTAGAAGTAATAAATCCATTCCCTTAGAATGATGGACCAGTCAACATTTGGCAAGGCCGAAAAGATAAGTTCATTATACATCTCATAGAAAGTTCCCTTGATTTGTAATCACATGCTTCCTGTAGGTTGTCATATATTTATCTTGAAAAATAATCCATGCAAGTCCACAGTTACAGCACTTATGCTTTCATAAGGTATATGATATGATATCATGTAGTGTCTATTGAAAACTAAATTGTCTACATACTGTCTTGTATTTGTTGATATGTTATAGCTAGTATAAACTGACTGTAAATCCCTGCAGTCAAGAAATTGTAATACGTTTTGATGAAGTTGCATACACATTAAATTAGGACAAATTAAATCTATCATGCATCAATAATATAGATTCGGTACTATGCAtaagaattaaattaaatataaagatAACCTATTAACTTTTATTATAGACATTATTAATGCTAAAGTACTCGTGTTATTGAGGcactttatttgttttgttttgtgttgGGGCAATTTGATCCATGTGTTGAACAAGTTGCAATCTGAATTGATGTCTTTGATGGTAAGAACTAAGAACCTTAAATCTACTATCATATCTACTATCACATGCCCTTCACTCTCTCTACTCATTTTCTTTACATTATTGGTGTTGGAGTGTCCGTGTCGGAGTCTGCGCTTCATAGGCCGGCTCTCAACTTCCCAAAATCTTTACATGCTTTTAAGTTTTTCTTCAAATTTggtttattattttatgatgcacataatttttttttcaattttgtatCTGAGGAGTAAAGGGAAAATATAGTTACAATTTATCACACAACTGAAACAAGAAAttgaaatatttgacatttttaatTACACAGTTCTAACAACCTAGTTTCTATTTCAGTATCCAGACAATCCTACAAGACAACAGAAGAAGGATGTAAAAGAACTGGTATTTTCTTTCCCTACTGTTTCCCTGTTATAAATTATAGAATTTCATTGTCAGAAATTAGATAACACCAAGTTTTTTTTAGTATTATAATTGATAGAAGAAACCCCTTTCAATTAAACTAATGCTTTGTTATTGTCTTATGAAACTATGATActgatatatgatttatcatgttGACAAgattacaaaatattttttcttgttttacctttcctttaattaaactttttcattcagtcaaatacaaagagctaTAAACAGTAATACAAAGAACCGGTAATACCAAGGTCTTATTTAGTATTATAATTTATAGGAGAAAACCCTTTCAGTTAAATTAATGCTGTGGTATTGTCTTACGAAACTACTAGTATGATGCTTGTATAAGATTTATCATATTGACAAGATTTAATATTATACTTATAATTAGTTTGAgataaattttcaatttttttccttGTTTTACCTGTCCCTTAATTAAACCTTTGGTTCATTCATTTAGTCAAAACATAAAGAACTGTAAGCGATAATATTTCCTGTGTACTAATATGTGATACTGATGGTGCTACTTTGCATCTTACGTTTATCTTTCTTGTTTTGCCATGCCTGCTATTGGGTTATTTGGGTCAAGCTGCATACCTTATGGAAAACCATGCTGATATTGGTCAGGCCTTTTGGTCATCTGTTCCGAGTAAGCTCTCTTTATAGTTTTACAAAAAAAGTCAAAACCGAATTTGAAATATTGACAATCCAATCTTGATACAATAGTCACTAATGCAACGAATGAGTGAGAGTTCCGACTAAAGACCGTCCAAATTCAAGAGTTATGACTCTTATTTATGAGCCAGGAACTAAGAATTGAGCTGCAAAACCTGCCTTGAGAAAGAGAGCACAATATTGATTTTTGGCAATTGTATAATAGTTCTGATGTgttttctttccattctcttaTTGTTAGGAATTGTAAGAGTAATTACATGGTCAATATTCAAATGTAGTTTTAAGTTACATCATTGAAAAAGCTAACACCTTTTATCTGAAatagaaaaacataacaaaatacATTTGTTTCTATTATGCAGAGAACAATGAAGCTCATCTTGCTTTGGGGACTACCCTGTTTCATAGCGGAATGTGCATACAAGATATGATCAGCTTTGAAGGTACAATAATGCTAATaatgttttcattttatttttatttttatttttataataattgaaaATGATGGTGTACATTAACTTTGGTTGTTGGTTGTAGATGTATTGAAGGAGTTTACTTCTAAGAAATGCGGTAAACTTGGGAAATTGCTTAAGGAAAGTGGTAATTATGGggttcagatgaaaaacaaagatTCTAGAGcaccgaagctaaccgtcaagcatggcgtaaaattatatatgaagaaagtgttatgacttagttaaaatataatttttatgtgtatgattttataatacttgaaatattatgactgtccatgattttgtatacttttttggttaatattaaaaatattttgacttagttaaaatatgatttttatgcgtatgattttatagtatttacaatattatgactgaaaataaaatataactaaatggtgtttatgaaatagggtgtaaatagatataattgttcatttataaatggcgtatttacacccgatttttactaaaataggggataatt is part of the Vicia villosa cultivar HV-30 ecotype Madison, WI linkage group LG2, Vvil1.0, whole genome shotgun sequence genome and encodes:
- the LOC131650956 gene encoding rop guanine nucleotide exchange factor 14-like; the protein is MFPFHRFKILLFFICSIFLYIVRLYVNLKYCQNIVHLNIDEDDSSCSSFKDAFGSFSSKCLTMKREDEQGLEEWELSESPQQFYVKEKEKPSYAIQHSDIEAMKEKFSKLLLGEDVTGGTKGIATALALSNAITNLAVTVFGELWKLEPLLEERKCKWRRELGWLLSPTNYMVELVPAKQNTANGRIFEIMTPKARADIHMNLPALQKLDSMLIEALDSMVKIEFWYAEGGSRTEGRDTSERHSNRWWLPSPQVPKTGLSDTERKRLFHQGRMVRQVFKAAKSINENVLLEMPVPAVIKDALSKSGKTNLGQELELHKVLTTESSCGEDILKSLNLKSEHMALETINKLEAVIFSLKERTIEQVTGKSPVRTSWSFVKGPVSEIDKIELLLDRAETLLQLLKIRYPNLPQTFLDAAKVQYGKSKL